Proteins found in one Bacillota bacterium genomic segment:
- a CDS encoding GntR family transcriptional regulator → MERQRLLPVKLDSYKPLREVVFESLREAIIKGVMKPGERIMEVQLAEELGVSRTPVREAIRKLELEGLVVMLPRRGAYVAGISVKDIADVFEVRAALEALAAGLAAERITDEELENLERSLVEITEVSDSRDIGAVVDRDTRFHDIIYRASRNAWLLQIITHLQDQLQRFRMTTLSRPGRTREAVEEHKKIVEAISERNSELAAQLAREHIENAESSLLNGLKER, encoded by the coding sequence ATGGAAAGGCAACGTCTGCTCCCGGTAAAACTCGATTCTTACAAGCCCCTGCGCGAAGTTGTTTTTGAATCGCTGCGCGAGGCCATAATCAAAGGAGTTATGAAGCCCGGCGAAAGGATTATGGAGGTGCAGTTGGCGGAAGAGCTTGGCGTAAGCAGGACGCCGGTGCGGGAGGCGATTCGTAAACTGGAGTTGGAAGGGCTGGTGGTGATGCTTCCCCGGCGCGGCGCCTACGTGGCCGGAATCAGCGTTAAAGATATCGCGGACGTTTTCGAGGTCAGGGCGGCACTGGAGGCTTTGGCCGCCGGGCTTGCGGCGGAAAGGATTACCGACGAAGAGCTTGAAAACTTGGAACGTTCACTTGTCGAAATTACTGAGGTGAGCGACAGTCGTGACATCGGCGCCGTTGTGGACAGAGACACCCGCTTTCATGATATCATTTACCGGGCGAGCAGGAACGCCTGGCTGTTGCAAATCATTACCCACCTGCAGGACCAGTTGCAAAGGTTCAGGATGACCACCCTTTCACGCCCGGGAAGGACAAGGGAAGCGGTGGAAGAGCATAAAAAAATTGTAGAAGCGATATCGGAACGGAACAGCGAACTGGCCGCGCAATTGGCGCGGGAGCACATCGAGAACGCCGAGAGCAGCCTTTTAAACGGGCTGAAGGAGCGATGA